The Colletotrichum destructivum chromosome 8, complete sequence genome includes the window GAGGCTGACACTACGACATTTCCAGCACTGGGCGAACAACCTATGGCTCGATTCCGTGTACCCTCCCCAACGGGACGGCCCGGGAGCGGAACGGGGGCCTTGTCCGTCGAACCAAGGCTTGCCTGGCTTGCCCTGGGTCGAGGTGGATGATTCGTAAGTAGACCGGCAGCAGGGCCTAAGGGGTTTGCGGATCGACGCGCTGACGATTCTACAGCAGGGTTGCGTGGTCCAACATCCGCTTTGGACCCATCGGGACCACGGTCTAGCTTGGAAAGGGGGTCATGTCattgatggtgatgttgaaggGGGGTTGGTGAGGGGAAGGGGCTGAATGTTGGCAGAGGACAATGATTGCGATCTTTTCTTGAATCACCGTGGGGGGCTATTTTATGACGACGCCAGAGGTAAACGCGAAAACGAATGCTTTTTACCATTAGCTCCATGAATGCAAATTGCCTATACACAGAAAAACCagttaaaaaaaaaaaggcacCAACCCCTCGGACAAAAcgggggatggagggggtgACAACATCATGACAGCTCCTTCGCGTCCACCCAGTTCCCGTGCAGCCCGGCCCGCAATCTCATGGGGACCTTGACCACAGCGGCCGGCTCGGAGAAGCGCCtcgtgtcgacgacgtgcAGTTCGCTCGACATGGTGCCGTAGTTGTTGACGAGCGCGATCACGAagccgtcgccctcggcggcgtcggcggagCGCGGCACGAAGACGGGCTCCTGGACCATGTGCCGGGGGCCCGGGAAGTAGACCTCTAGCCCTTTATTccccgcctcctcggcgccatcgtcatcgtcacgacggtggtggtggtcgagGTGGCCAAGGGCGTTGTAGAGCgggtggccgccgccgaggacgggggcgatggcggcaaaGTCGGTGCCGAGGGCTGGGTCCATCATGTCGAAGAAGCTGTGGCGGTGGGGCTTGGAGAGGACGCGCTCGTCGATGCGCGGGAACTCCATGTCGTGGCGGAGgagcgtcgtcggcgcgggcAGGTCGAGGGAGGCCGGGGtgtccgcgtccgcgtccgcgccCGCGCGGGGGTCGAACTCGAAGCGGACGTAGCGCGCGCGGATGTCGTGCGGGTCCGGGGcgttgccctcggcgtcgggccACCAGAAGAAGACGTTCTTGTCCGTCAGGGGcaggtcgaagacgacggtgccCGAGGGGGTCTCGTAGGCGTTGGTGGTGTGGCCGGGGAAGGCGTTTGGGGCGCGGAGCCACTGGataaagggggggggacacgACGTCCCATTGTTTAGTTTTGTGTCTTTCTCTTGATGATTGCAGAATCATATAAAAAATATGTTTTGTTTATCTAGGGAAGATATGGATTGCGTACCTTGACATCGCTTCCTTTGGCCCCGTGTCGGGGCAGGACGCCGAGGTAGAAGGGCACGTTGGGGTCCCATTGCCAGTGCTCGCCACCGGCCTTCAACCTCTCAAGGTCGCAGATCTGAGGGATCATGGGGAACAGGACCTGGCAGAGTCCGTGGTGAGCAAAAAGTACATACAacagtgtgtgtgtgtgtgtgtgtgtgtaagagagagaggagagagagagagagagagagagagagagagagagagagggagaaagacTTGGGgtttcccccttcccacgAATCGCATACCCAGTTGTCGGTGATG containing:
- a CDS encoding Putative carotenoid oxygenase, with amino-acid sequence MAGHFRGSFADPPAKSFPDRPQFSGFMKPCRFEGEVRNLEIVGTVPAELDGAFYRVMPDPQFPPFIEDDPWFNGDGNVSAFRFHNGNVDFQQKFVRTEKFVREREANRALGGAYRNRYTDAVEFKVRTTANTNVYYFNGSLLAIKEDAPPYRLDPNTLETLGLCDFDGQLPSCTFTAHPKMDPVTGELVCFGYEAKGDGTPDVCYFSIGPDGKFLETVWLVAPVVGMIHDFAITDNWVLFPMIPQICDLERLKAGGEHWQWDPNVPFYLGVLPRHGAKGSDVKWLRAPNAFPGHTTNAYETPSGTVVFDLPLTDKNVFFWWPDAEGNAPDPHDIRARYVRFEFDPRAGADADADTPASLDLPAPTTLLRHDMEFPRIDERVLSKPHRHSFFDMMDPALGTDFAAIAPVLGGGHPLYNALGHLDHHHRRDDDDGAEEAGNKGLEVYFPGPRHMVQEPVFVPRSADAAEGDGFVIALVNNYGTMSSELHVVDTRRFSEPAAVVKVPMRLRAGLHGNWVDAKELS